The Geotalea uraniireducens Rf4 genome window below encodes:
- a CDS encoding tetratricopeptide repeat protein — MKSYVSAVPLFVLLVFGMACPVGADVGAGSKVVYEVDSRLVLRGGAAEGNAAEFMDSDGLVGDNGKKKTITWCRKAARNGNAQAQYDLGSMYYIGWGVEKDKSEAIIWFRKAAELGHIPAQNALGLIYSSGEGGRQDNVEAAKWFRMAAEQGDVDAQYNLGCMYYNGWGVEQDKHEAAKWCHKAAAQGDAQAQCILGAMYAKNDGVNQDLAEAIKWFRRGAEQGNPIAQHNLAVLYEDGKGVKQDKQEAIKWYRLAARQGVTQSQEALALLGEH, encoded by the coding sequence ATGAAGTCTTATGTGAGCGCGGTTCCATTGTTCGTACTTCTGGTTTTCGGGATGGCATGTCCTGTGGGAGCCGATGTCGGCGCAGGCAGTAAAGTCGTTTATGAAGTCGACAGCAGGCTTGTATTGAGGGGGGGCGCGGCAGAGGGAAATGCTGCCGAGTTCATGGATTCCGATGGACTGGTGGGCGATAATGGGAAGAAAAAGACCATCACATGGTGTCGCAAGGCCGCCAGGAATGGAAATGCCCAGGCCCAGTACGATCTGGGGAGCATGTACTACATCGGTTGGGGTGTTGAAAAGGATAAAAGCGAGGCGATCATATGGTTCCGCAAGGCCGCTGAGCTGGGGCATATCCCGGCGCAGAACGCTCTTGGTCTTATTTACTCGAGCGGTGAGGGGGGCAGACAGGACAATGTTGAAGCTGCCAAGTGGTTCCGAATGGCCGCAGAGCAAGGTGATGTAGATGCCCAATATAATCTGGGCTGCATGTACTATAACGGTTGGGGCGTTGAACAGGACAAACACGAAGCTGCAAAGTGGTGTCACAAGGCTGCAGCACAGGGTGATGCCCAGGCTCAATGCATTCTTGGCGCCATGTATGCTAAAAACGATGGGGTAAATCAGGATCTTGCAGAGGCAATAAAGTGGTTCCGAAGGGGCGCGGAACAGGGGAACCCCATAGCACAACACAACCTTGCCGTTCTATATGAAGACGGAAAAGGGGTGAAGCAGGATAAACAGGAAGCAATCAAGTGGTATCGTTTGGCGGCCCGACAGGGGGTGACGCAGTCGCAGGAAGCGCTGGCACTTCTCGGTGAGCATTGA
- a CDS encoding cupredoxin domain-containing protein: MKTYVSVFVVAIFCFLLPGVSSGEEKLFKATIDTDGVQRVDIVGGGYFFNPNHIIVKVNVPVELKIRKESGVVPHNFVLKAAEMALDQDISLGTEPKVVRFIPTKPGKYPFYCSKKLLFFESHREKGMEGVLEVVE, encoded by the coding sequence ATGAAAACTTATGTATCTGTCTTTGTTGTGGCGATTTTCTGCTTCCTTCTTCCGGGGGTGTCGTCGGGGGAGGAAAAGCTCTTCAAGGCCACAATCGATACTGACGGGGTGCAGCGGGTGGACATCGTGGGCGGAGGTTATTTCTTCAATCCCAACCACATCATCGTCAAGGTGAATGTGCCGGTGGAGCTGAAGATCAGAAAAGAGTCGGGGGTAGTTCCCCACAACTTTGTGCTCAAGGCCGCTGAAATGGCATTGGATCAGGATATATCCCTGGGCACTGAGCCCAAGGTCGTCAGATTCATTCCCACAAAGCCTGGTAAATACCCGTTTTATTGCAGCAAGAAACTGTTGTTTTTCGAGAGCCACCGTGAAAAAGGGATGGAAGGCGTGCTTGAGGTGGTTGAATAA
- a CDS encoding GSU3473 family protein: protein MGVLVLYNNNVYDVVSEERLDSLIAEKKIVGYHRSTEWVTVGHDPLRVDGGAFTDGERGTNAESE from the coding sequence ATGGGGGTATTGGTGCTCTACAACAACAATGTTTATGACGTGGTCAGTGAGGAACGTCTGGATTCCCTGATAGCTGAAAAAAAAATAGTCGGTTATCACCGTTCAACTGAATGGGTGACCGTTGGGCATGACCCGTTAAGAGTGGATGGCGGAGCGTTTACGGACGGGGAAAGAGGAACGAATGCAGAAAGTGAATGA
- a CDS encoding DUF503 domain-containing protein yields the protein MRVYTAIFQLHLPSRSLKGKRSIVKSILARARSRFNVAAAEVDRQDEHGTAIIAFVTVAENGLQARRLLEELEAWLVDERPDVDVAAVEIEER from the coding sequence ATGCGCGTATATACTGCTATATTTCAGCTTCATCTGCCCAGCCGTTCTCTCAAGGGGAAAAGAAGTATTGTCAAGAGCATCCTGGCGCGGGCTCGTAGTCGTTTTAATGTGGCGGCAGCCGAGGTGGACCGGCAAGACGAGCACGGGACGGCAATCATTGCTTTTGTCACGGTCGCAGAAAATGGCTTGCAGGCCCGCCGGCTCCTTGAAGAACTTGAAGCGTGGCTGGTTGATGAACGACCTGATGTGGATGTGGCGGCAGTGGAAATTGAAGAACGGTGA
- a CDS encoding ABC transporter permease, whose product MGIPYYYSFRNLWTRRLTTILTASGMALVVFVFAATLMLAEGLRKTLVDTGSYDNVVVIRKSATSEVQSGVERQQASVIESQPEVAMGAAGRLLLAKELVVLINLPKRETGKPANVIIRGIGPASMWLRPQVRLVEGRMPRQGSAEVIAGASIAKRFKGGGLGETLRFGMRDWTVVGVFDAGSTGFSSEIWGDVDQLMQAFRRPVYSSVLFKLRDPGEFGRFKQRIENDPRLTVEAKRETRYYLDQSEAMSKFLTILGIALTIIFSLGAIIGAMITMFAAVANRIVEIGTLRALGFGQGSILVAFIIESLFLGLLGGLVGLFFASFMQLVTISTMNWQSFAELAFSFTLTFEIAWKSLLFSLVMGFVGGVLPAFQAARMNIVDALRST is encoded by the coding sequence ATGGGCATCCCCTACTACTACAGCTTCAGAAACCTCTGGACCCGCCGCCTCACCACCATCCTCACCGCATCGGGGATGGCGCTGGTGGTGTTCGTCTTTGCCGCCACCCTGATGCTGGCCGAGGGACTGCGCAAGACCCTGGTGGATACCGGCTCCTATGATAACGTGGTGGTGATCCGCAAATCGGCCACCTCCGAGGTGCAGAGCGGTGTGGAGCGCCAGCAGGCATCTGTCATCGAGAGCCAGCCGGAGGTGGCGATGGGCGCTGCCGGCCGCCTGCTTCTGGCCAAGGAGCTTGTGGTGCTCATCAACCTGCCGAAGCGGGAGACTGGCAAGCCGGCCAACGTCATCATCCGCGGCATCGGTCCCGCCTCCATGTGGCTTCGACCCCAGGTAAGGCTCGTTGAAGGGCGGATGCCGAGGCAAGGCTCTGCGGAGGTCATCGCCGGCGCCAGCATCGCCAAGCGCTTCAAGGGGGGAGGGCTCGGCGAGACGCTCCGTTTCGGCATGCGCGACTGGACCGTTGTGGGGGTCTTCGATGCGGGGAGCACCGGCTTTTCTTCGGAGATTTGGGGTGATGTGGACCAGCTCATGCAGGCGTTCCGCAGGCCGGTATACTCGTCGGTCCTCTTCAAGCTGCGTGATCCGGGCGAGTTCGGGCGTTTCAAGCAGCGGATCGAGAACGATCCCCGTCTGACCGTCGAGGCCAAACGGGAGACCAGGTACTACCTGGACCAGTCGGAGGCCATGTCGAAATTTCTCACCATCCTGGGGATTGCCCTGACCATCATCTTTTCTCTCGGCGCCATCATCGGGGCGATGATAACCATGTTTGCGGCCGTGGCCAACCGGATCGTGGAGATCGGCACACTGCGGGCGCTCGGATTCGGTCAGGGGAGCATCCTTGTCGCCTTTATCATCGAGTCGCTTTTTTTGGGCCTTCTCGGCGGGCTTGTCGGCCTTTTCTTCGCTTCGTTCATGCAGCTTGTCACCATTTCCACCATGAACTGGCAGTCCTTTGCCGAACTGGCCTTTTCTTTTACATTGACCTTCGAGATTGCCTGGAAATCGCTCCTTTTTTCCCTTGTCATGGGCTTCGTCGGCGGGGTGCTGCCGGCGTTCCAGGCGGCGCGGATGAATATCGTCGACGCCCTCCGTTCAACCTGA
- a CDS encoding superoxide dismutase, whose translation MAYSAKDYARLIGMAGFSETLLKNHFTLYQGYVTNTNKVLDILEQMLKEDKTATPEFAELKRRLGWEFNGMRLHEYYFENLGGNEPLDVNGKLGKMIAQGFGSIEAWEKDFRATGAMRGIGWTVLYHDPTNGRLTNFWINEHDVSHPAGCNPILIMDVFEHAFMLDYGLKRADYIEAFFKNIDWKAAEARLK comes from the coding sequence ATGGCTTATTCAGCTAAAGATTATGCAAGACTTATCGGAATGGCGGGGTTCAGCGAGACGCTTCTTAAGAATCACTTTACGCTTTATCAGGGGTATGTGACCAACACCAACAAGGTGCTCGACATCCTTGAGCAGATGCTGAAAGAGGATAAGACCGCCACACCCGAGTTTGCGGAGCTGAAAAGGCGGCTCGGCTGGGAATTTAACGGCATGCGTCTTCACGAGTACTATTTTGAAAACCTCGGGGGGAATGAGCCGCTTGATGTCAACGGCAAGCTGGGGAAGATGATTGCCCAGGGCTTCGGCAGCATTGAAGCCTGGGAAAAGGATTTCAGGGCAACGGGCGCCATGCGCGGCATCGGCTGGACCGTGCTCTACCATGACCCGACCAACGGCAGGCTCACCAATTTCTGGATCAATGAGCACGACGTTTCCCACCCGGCCGGTTGCAATCCCATCCTTATCATGGACGTGTTCGAGCATGCCTTCATGCTTGATTACGGCCTGAAGCGCGCCGATTACATTGAGGCGTTCTTCAAGAATATCGACTGGAAGGCTGCCGAGGCCAGGCTCAAGTAA
- a CDS encoding ABC transporter permease → MFILKLIIRNAFRHKLRSFLTVLGVAIAILAFGLLRTLVGLWYLGVEQSSATRLVTRNAISLVFSLPISYKDRIRQIPGVKQISYGNWFGGIYIDEKNFFPNFAVEPRSYLELYPEFVLSPGERDAFIHDRRGAVAGRKLAAKYRWKVGDMITLKGTIFPGEWEFVLRGIYRGAQKSTDETQFFFNWEYLNETMKRTVPRRADQAGFYMIGVTKPELAAEVSQAVDSTFRNSLAETLTETEKAFQLSFVSMTEAIMIAIKIVSYVVIVIIMVVAANTMAMTARERIAEYATLKALGFGAGHIAGIVFGESIVIAMIGGGVGVLLTFPAAHWIETELSQFFPVFSVSPLTVYLDLLAALVIGVVASIFPTWRGATIRIADGLRRIG, encoded by the coding sequence ATGTTCATACTCAAACTCATCATACGCAATGCTTTCCGCCACAAGCTCCGTTCCTTCCTTACCGTCCTCGGTGTGGCCATTGCCATCCTTGCCTTCGGTCTCTTGCGGACCCTGGTCGGACTTTGGTATCTGGGGGTGGAGCAATCGTCCGCCACCCGTCTTGTTACACGCAACGCCATTTCTCTCGTTTTTTCTCTCCCGATTTCATATAAGGACAGGATCAGGCAGATCCCGGGGGTGAAGCAGATCTCCTACGGCAACTGGTTTGGCGGAATCTATATCGACGAGAAGAACTTTTTCCCCAATTTCGCCGTTGAGCCGCGTAGCTACCTCGAACTCTACCCCGAGTTCGTTCTCTCTCCGGGAGAGAGAGACGCCTTTATCCACGACCGCCGGGGTGCTGTGGCCGGACGCAAGCTGGCTGCCAAGTACCGCTGGAAGGTCGGCGACATGATTACCCTCAAGGGGACCATCTTTCCCGGTGAGTGGGAGTTCGTGCTGCGCGGCATTTACCGCGGCGCGCAGAAAAGTACGGATGAGACCCAGTTTTTCTTCAATTGGGAGTATCTCAACGAGACCATGAAGAGAACGGTGCCGCGCCGGGCCGACCAGGCGGGTTTTTACATGATCGGCGTGACCAAGCCCGAGCTGGCTGCCGAGGTGTCGCAGGCGGTGGACAGCACCTTCAGGAACTCCCTGGCCGAAACTCTCACGGAGACGGAAAAGGCCTTTCAGCTGAGCTTCGTTTCCATGACCGAGGCGATCATGATCGCCATCAAGATCGTTTCCTACGTGGTGATCGTCATCATCATGGTGGTGGCTGCCAATACCATGGCCATGACGGCACGTGAGCGGATAGCCGAGTATGCCACGCTCAAGGCCCTCGGTTTCGGCGCGGGTCACATAGCCGGAATCGTCTTCGGCGAATCGATCGTCATCGCCATGATCGGCGGCGGAGTGGGGGTGCTCCTCACCTTCCCTGCAGCCCACTGGATCGAGACCGAACTGTCCCAGTTCTTTCCCGTCTTCAGCGTCTCTCCGCTCACCGTTTACCTCGATCTGCTGGCCGCCCTGGTAATAGGGGTGGTGGCATCGATCTTTCCCACATGGCGCGGGGCGACGATCAGGATTGCCGATGGGTTGAGGAGGATCGGGTGA
- a CDS encoding type 1 glutamine amidotransferase domain-containing protein: MKALIISADNFEDSELLVPYYRLKEAGMAVDVASMKSGSIRGKHDYEVAVAKTLDEINPDDYAILILPGGKAPEKIRKETKALEIARSFFAHNKPVAAICHGPQTLISAGLVKGRHATCYRSVAGELKDAGALYEDREVVVDGNLVTSREPSDLPAFMRETMKQLKL, translated from the coding sequence ATGAAAGCCTTGATCATCAGTGCAGACAATTTTGAAGACTCGGAACTGCTGGTGCCATACTACCGTTTGAAGGAGGCGGGTATGGCGGTTGATGTGGCCTCCATGAAAAGCGGGTCCATCCGGGGGAAACACGATTACGAAGTGGCCGTGGCTAAGACCCTTGACGAGATCAATCCTGACGATTACGCCATTCTGATTCTTCCCGGTGGCAAGGCGCCGGAGAAAATAAGAAAGGAAACAAAGGCGCTGGAAATTGCCCGGAGCTTTTTTGCGCACAACAAGCCGGTTGCCGCCATCTGTCACGGACCTCAGACATTGATAAGCGCCGGGTTGGTAAAGGGGAGACACGCCACCTGCTACCGGTCGGTAGCGGGCGAGTTGAAAGATGCCGGCGCACTCTACGAGGACAGGGAAGTGGTGGTTGACGGTAACCTGGTTACTTCCAGGGAGCCATCGGACCTGCCTGCATTCATGCGCGAGACCATGAAACAGTTGAAACTTTAG
- a CDS encoding ABC transporter ATP-binding protein, with protein MTNDKPPMVEIKNLSKAYRRGSQIIPVLQDITFDIGEGEFMALMGPSGSGKSTLLNLIAGIDKADTGIIRVGGVDITTLTEAELAGWRAANVGFIFQFYNLMPVLTAYENVELPLLLTPLSRRERREHVEMVLGVVGLADRMDHYPSQLSGGQQQRVAIARAIVTDPTILVADEPTGDLDRVSAEDILSLMDNLVHKFGKTIIMVTHDPRAAEKAHIIQHLEKGVLTA; from the coding sequence ATGACAAACGATAAACCTCCCATGGTGGAGATTAAAAACCTTTCCAAGGCTTACCGGCGTGGCAGCCAGATCATTCCGGTGCTTCAGGACATTACCTTCGACATCGGCGAGGGTGAGTTCATGGCGCTCATGGGGCCGTCCGGCTCGGGAAAGAGCACCCTCCTGAACCTGATTGCCGGGATCGACAAGGCCGATACCGGCATTATCCGGGTGGGCGGGGTCGACATCACCACCCTGACAGAGGCAGAGCTTGCCGGCTGGCGCGCCGCAAACGTAGGCTTCATCTTCCAGTTCTACAACCTGATGCCGGTCCTCACCGCCTATGAGAATGTGGAACTCCCCCTGCTCCTCACACCTCTTAGTCGAAGAGAGCGGCGGGAGCACGTGGAGATGGTTCTGGGCGTGGTAGGGCTTGCCGACCGGATGGATCATTATCCGTCCCAGCTTTCCGGCGGTCAGCAGCAGCGGGTGGCCATTGCCCGGGCCATAGTCACCGATCCGACGATCCTGGTGGCCGACGAGCCGACCGGCGATCTGGACAGGGTTTCGGCCGAAGATATCCTCAGCCTCATGGACAATCTCGTTCATAAATTCGGCAAGACGATCATCATGGTGACCCACGACCCGCGGGCGGCGGAAAAGGCCCACATTATCCAGCATCTGGAAAAAGGGGTTTTGACGGCGTAG
- a CDS encoding efflux RND transporter periplasmic adaptor subunit codes for MANEDLTRLKIDKAAVGTRRPRHRKPLFWVVIGLLIVVMGILAMKGVFTPKVEVELATVSQVYPSQAFTLLNASGYVVAQRKAAVASKATGQLVWLGVEEGSRVRQGEVLARLENRDAIASRDQAAANLGSARAALEQAKAELQDATLAYNRQKELLSQGIVAEADFDAAFARYKRAKAGVSGAESNITSASAALQGADVAIDYTLIRAPFDAVVLTKNADVGDIVTPLGAAANAKAAVVTIADMGSLQVEADVSESNLEKIKVGQPCEVILDALPEVRSRGILHTVVPTADRSKATVMVKVKFLDMDKRILPEMSAKVAFLERPVKSDEQRPVIALNPQAVSTRNGKKFVFIAKGDRAVETQVDVGAPIGDMVRIVSGVKAGDKLVVKPLDKLKDGSRIKTAEK; via the coding sequence ATGGCAAATGAGGACCTCACCCGATTAAAGATAGACAAGGCAGCGGTCGGCACCCGTCGGCCTCGACATAGAAAGCCGCTGTTCTGGGTGGTTATCGGCCTGCTCATTGTTGTCATGGGCATCCTTGCCATGAAAGGGGTCTTCACCCCGAAGGTGGAGGTAGAGTTGGCGACGGTTTCTCAGGTCTATCCTTCCCAGGCATTTACCCTCCTGAATGCCAGCGGTTATGTGGTTGCCCAGCGCAAGGCGGCGGTGGCGTCCAAGGCAACGGGCCAGTTGGTATGGCTGGGAGTGGAGGAGGGTAGCCGGGTCCGGCAGGGAGAGGTCCTTGCCCGCCTGGAGAATCGCGATGCCATAGCCTCGCGGGACCAGGCGGCGGCCAATCTGGGCAGTGCCCGGGCGGCACTGGAGCAGGCAAAGGCGGAGTTGCAGGATGCAACGCTTGCCTACAACCGGCAAAAGGAGCTGCTTTCCCAGGGGATCGTGGCAGAAGCCGACTTCGATGCGGCCTTCGCGCGTTACAAGCGGGCAAAGGCCGGGGTAAGCGGGGCGGAATCCAACATCACCTCTGCATCAGCCGCCCTCCAGGGGGCGGATGTGGCGATAGACTACACCCTGATCCGCGCCCCCTTCGATGCTGTGGTGTTGACCAAAAACGCAGATGTGGGTGACATCGTCACACCGCTTGGAGCGGCGGCAAATGCCAAGGCTGCGGTCGTGACCATAGCCGACATGGGGTCGCTCCAGGTGGAGGCCGATGTTTCGGAATCCAACCTGGAAAAGATCAAGGTCGGGCAACCGTGCGAGGTCATTCTTGATGCACTGCCCGAAGTCCGGTCCCGCGGGATTCTCCACACGGTTGTTCCCACCGCTGACCGTTCCAAGGCGACAGTGATGGTCAAGGTTAAATTTCTCGACATGGACAAGCGGATACTGCCGGAGATGAGCGCCAAGGTGGCTTTTCTGGAAAGACCGGTGAAGAGCGACGAGCAGCGGCCCGTAATAGCGTTGAATCCCCAGGCAGTCTCGACCCGCAACGGGAAAAAATTCGTCTTTATCGCGAAGGGTGATCGGGCGGTGGAGACGCAGGTCGATGTCGGTGCGCCGATCGGCGATATGGTCCGGATCGTGAGCGGGGTCAAGGCCGGTGACAAGTTGGTCGTGAAGCCGCTGGATAAGCTCAAGGACGGCTCGCGGATCAAGACGGCGGAGAAATAA